Proteins encoded by one window of Halorussus vallis:
- a CDS encoding RipA family octameric membrane protein, with amino-acid sequence MTTTSAAIVLFASGFGSLICYFWYQSLQSYRRLNKARYAILNQIESALPVRMYLDEWRYLKREKPDPEIVEPRPDEDPDHRSHTIVEQWFVRLLAAGYLTIGGYAGGFILTPLLTGAGYSLPSPTTVGLIIGATVMVGSIGLFWIRS; translated from the coding sequence TTGACGACTACGAGTGCTGCAATCGTTCTATTCGCCTCTGGATTTGGAAGTCTGATCTGTTACTTTTGGTATCAGAGTTTACAGTCGTATCGCCGGCTGAACAAGGCCCGATATGCTATTCTCAACCAAATCGAATCTGCCCTTCCTGTCCGAATGTATCTTGATGAATGGCGATACCTCAAGCGGGAAAAGCCTGATCCGGAAATCGTTGAGCCTCGACCTGATGAAGACCCAGATCACCGCTCGCATACGATTGTTGAACAGTGGTTTGTCCGTCTCCTTGCCGCTGGATACCTTACTATCGGAGGATACGCTGGCGGGTTCATTCTAACTCCTTTGCTCACGGGTGCAGGCTATTCTCTGCCGTCTCCGACGACAGTCGGGCTAATAATCGGTGCAACCGTTATGGTTGGTTCGATAGGGCTATTCTGGATTCGGAGCTGA
- a CDS encoding TIR domain-containing protein, translating into MTPNENDPVTNVPTVEVQSPTGSLDVNALIKSNGEDDPFAGLFEETTDESDTTSVPTANQQNPDVVDLGKELLAGYADWKGGQVDHDPHDDPLRYLWHDAPELIIAAAVAGYFTYKGAQGLGGLVSSGSTTDETGTSTQPRLPLEDRPYRVFVSHSWKYSEQRERIEEFLDDENRLDWQNFSVPEDDPMEFEDKNDLRQQLYQQVGQANVVVVVAGMYVSHSEWIEEEIEMADHFEKPIIGVRPNGNERLPAVVKEEADEIVGWRQKSIVNAIAKHA; encoded by the coding sequence GTGACACCCAACGAAAACGACCCTGTCACCAACGTCCCGACCGTCGAGGTGCAAAGCCCCACTGGAAGCCTTGACGTGAATGCCCTTATCAAATCAAACGGGGAAGACGATCCGTTTGCTGGCCTGTTTGAGGAAACTACTGATGAATCCGATACAACATCAGTTCCAACCGCAAACCAGCAAAACCCCGATGTCGTCGACCTTGGAAAAGAACTCCTCGCCGGATATGCGGACTGGAAAGGTGGACAAGTCGATCATGATCCGCATGACGACCCACTTCGTTATCTCTGGCACGATGCTCCGGAACTCATTATCGCTGCTGCCGTAGCAGGCTATTTCACATACAAGGGCGCTCAGGGACTTGGTGGCCTAGTTTCATCTGGTTCAACAACAGATGAGACCGGCACGTCGACACAGCCGCGTCTCCCTCTGGAAGATCGACCGTATCGGGTGTTTGTGAGTCACTCGTGGAAGTACTCCGAGCAGCGTGAACGCATTGAGGAGTTCCTCGATGATGAAAATCGACTGGACTGGCAGAACTTCAGTGTCCCAGAGGACGATCCGATGGAGTTCGAAGATAAGAATGATCTTCGTCAGCAGCTCTATCAGCAGGTTGGGCAGGCAAATGTGGTCGTCGTCGTCGCTGGGATGTACGTCTCGCACAGCGAGTGGATCGAGGAGGAGATTGAGATGGCAGACCACTTCGAGAAACCCATTATCGGTGTGCGACCGAACGGGAACGAGCGACTTCCAGCAGTGGTAAAGGAGGAAGCCGATGAGATTGTCGGTTGGCGGCAGAAGTCTATCGTGAACGCCATCGCGAAGCATGCATGA
- a CDS encoding Cdc6/Cdc18 family protein, translating to MIRDARVLRAGFVPREVEHRDAEVNHLSSVLEPITNGEPADTAIVTGPSGTGKTCISKFVTERLREEVLDVEAIYVNCWRNYTRFRTLYQILDDLGATIDIHRQSTPHDELVDRLQQHDGPRTVVILDEVDQLEDPSVIYDLHSLPQFAIICIANKEEELFSRVDDRLVSRLRSSEHVRMDKYHDEQLYDILSARAKWGLDENVITDDQLYRIADAAAGDARLAIGILRTAAGKADRENHEHITDDILLNAAEDARAQIKQKSLDSLTPHQRVVYDIVREHGPVGPSEIHERYSEAVDDPRTKRTIRTYLSKMEQYNLLEAEGTSRDREYSLVDSSAASPMQ from the coding sequence ATGATCCGCGATGCTCGCGTTCTCCGCGCCGGGTTCGTCCCTCGGGAAGTTGAGCATCGCGACGCGGAAGTCAACCACCTCTCCAGTGTTCTCGAGCCCATCACGAACGGAGAACCAGCCGACACAGCCATCGTCACCGGACCCAGTGGGACGGGGAAGACGTGTATCTCGAAATTCGTCACGGAACGGCTGCGTGAAGAGGTCCTCGACGTCGAGGCCATATACGTCAACTGTTGGCGCAACTACACCCGGTTCCGCACGCTCTACCAGATCCTCGACGATCTCGGCGCGACCATCGATATCCACCGGCAGTCGACGCCTCACGACGAACTCGTCGACCGCCTCCAACAGCACGATGGCCCGCGAACGGTGGTCATCCTCGACGAGGTCGACCAGCTAGAGGACCCCAGCGTCATTTACGACCTCCACAGCCTGCCACAGTTCGCGATTATCTGTATCGCGAACAAGGAAGAGGAGCTGTTCAGCCGCGTCGACGACCGCCTCGTGAGCCGCCTGCGATCCAGCGAGCACGTCCGGATGGACAAGTACCACGACGAGCAGCTGTACGACATCCTGAGTGCTCGTGCGAAATGGGGTCTCGACGAGAACGTCATCACCGACGACCAGCTCTACCGGATCGCCGACGCGGCCGCCGGCGACGCCCGCCTCGCAATCGGCATCCTTCGAACGGCCGCCGGCAAGGCTGATCGCGAGAACCACGAGCACATCACCGACGACATTCTCCTGAACGCCGCCGAGGATGCCCGAGCCCAAATCAAGCAGAAGAGCCTCGATTCACTCACGCCGCACCAGCGCGTCGTCTACGACATCGTTCGCGAGCACGGCCCGGTCGGGCCGAGCGAGATCCACGAGCGCTACTCCGAGGCCGTCGATGACCCCCGGACGAAACGGACTATCCGCACGTACCTCTCGAAGATGGAGCAGTACAACCTCCTCGAGGCGGAGGGGACGAGTCGGGATCGAGAGTACTCGCTCGTCGATTCGTCCGCTGCGTCGCCGATGCAGTAA
- a CDS encoding SOS response-associated peptidase, translated as MCGRNSLFIDQADLETRFDAEAVTDGGYTPRYNIAPGDDLHIITNEAPDKIDAYHWGLIPFWADEPEEGIINARSETADEKRVFEQAWETRPCLVLSSGFYEWKSPNGGLKQPYRIYREDDPAFAMAGLWDVWEGDDKMISCVTILTTEPNDLMIPIHDRMPVVLPQDAESDWLAADPDTRKELCQPYPKDDLDAYEISTQVNNPGNDDSQVIEPLDHEQSGLSEFSS; from the coding sequence ATGTGTGGCCGAAACTCTCTCTTCATCGACCAAGCCGACCTCGAGACTCGCTTCGACGCCGAGGCCGTCACGGACGGCGGGTACACACCCCGATACAACATCGCGCCCGGCGACGACCTCCACATCATCACGAACGAGGCTCCAGACAAGATTGACGCTTACCACTGGGGGCTGATTCCGTTCTGGGCGGATGAGCCCGAGGAGGGCATCATCAACGCTCGCTCCGAGACTGCCGACGAGAAACGCGTCTTCGAGCAGGCATGGGAAACCCGTCCCTGTCTGGTCCTCTCGTCAGGGTTCTACGAATGGAAATCACCGAACGGCGGGTTGAAACAGCCCTACCGGATTTACCGCGAGGACGACCCCGCGTTCGCGATGGCCGGCCTCTGGGACGTCTGGGAGGGCGACGACAAGATGATCTCTTGCGTCACAATTCTCACGACGGAGCCGAACGACCTGATGATCCCCATCCACGACCGGATGCCGGTCGTCCTCCCACAGGACGCTGAGTCCGACTGGCTCGCCGCAGACCCGGATACCCGCAAGGAACTGTGCCAGCCGTATCCGAAGGACGATCTAGACGCTTACGAAATCTCGACGCAGGTCAACAATCCCGGCAACGACGATTCTCAGGTCATCGAGCCGCTGGACCACGAGCAATCGGGCCTCAGCGAGTTCAGCTCCTGA